Within Mongoliitalea daihaiensis, the genomic segment GGCTGAAAGTTCTACGAGTTGTTGAATTCTAGCTTGTCGAGTTTTTTCGGTTTTCGCCAATTTTAGCCAGCGTAGTACAAAGCGTTTGCTAGAGTCATTGATCGAATGAAAAAAGGTTTCTGCGCCTTCAAGTTGTCTCAAGGCCTGAAGTAAATCTTCAGGGATGATTAATTGGTCCACATCATCCATAAAGTTCCATAAACCTGCTTGCTTGGAAAGTTCGATGGATGTTAGCCCTGCTTCAGTCATTTTTCCATCTTCGATCAATTTTGCAGCCCTGTCTTTATAGCTTTTTGCCCAGTGTTCTACCCTTCTGGGAGAAATTAATTGCATCGTTCGGTGATCATCTAGTTTTCTTCGGATACCATCAATCCAGCCAAAACAAAGCAACTCATCTAAAACATCGGCTGTAGAAAGGTATTTTTCAGGAATAGATTTTTTGAAAGTAACCAACCAAACACTTGCCTCTTGTTGGTGGTGTTGGGAAAGCCAGTTTCTTAGTTCTTGACTAGAGCTGACTTCAATTTTCTCAAAATTTTCGGTTTGGATCATTGGTTAATGGATTTTAGGAGGTTGGATGAGGTTTATTTTTATAACAAGCATCTCAAATAAAGAATTGTTTTTGTGGATTGTCAGGGACTCATTTTTAGTACCTTTGTACCCGAAAGAATTACTGCATTTATGAAACATATGTACTGGCTGCTGTGTTTTGTACGTATTCTAGTAACAATCTAAATTAGCATTCCCATGGCAAATAGCAGAGTTAAAGAGTTTTTTAAACTAGGTGAGGTAGGAAATTATATCTTGGGTATATTTAAAAAGCCAGACCCTAATAAGCCCACAAACTTCAATTTGAGGATGATGCACGGAATCAATAAGATTTCTATTTTGATGTTTTTAGGTGCGATAGTGTTCATTTTTATCAAAAAAGTGATTCTCTAACTTGAATTTTCAAATCCTTGGATATCATCTATTTTCGAAACTATTGTCTTGCAAAAAAAGGAGTTATTGAAGAAACTCCTTTTGACGTAAATACGCTATGCTTCAAAGTAGGGGGAAAAATCTTTGCTATTATCGACATTGAGCTTTTTGAATCTGTCAACCTCAAATGTGATCCAGAGAGGTCCGTTTTTTTGAGAGAACAATATGACCATATCATAGCAGGGTATCACATGAATAAGAAACACTGGAATACGGTGTTATTTAACCGTTCTGTTTCTGATAAACTGATCCTTGAATTGGTGGACCACTCATACGAATTGGTCTTTCAATCTTTGCAAAAAAAGGTTCAGCTTGAACTTGCTAACCCATGAGTTTCTTATCCATTCAGCAAGTAAACAAAGACTACACTTCACAAAAAGGTGTGGTGAAGGATTTTACCTTGCAGCTGGAAAAAGGGGATATATTGGCCTTACTTGGAGAGAGCGGATCTGGAAAGTCAACGCTTTTGAAAATGATTGCTGGCCTTGAAAATAAGGACACAGGAGAAATCAATGTGGGTGATTTGAAGGTTAAAAACCCCAGCGAGCGCTTAGTGCCAGGATACGACGAGGTACAATTGGTCTATCAGGATTATAAACTTTATCCCAACGCAACAGTCGCTGAAAATATTTTAAGACCTTTGTTGCTTTATGATAGATCCTATCGTGAAAGTAGAGTCAGATTTTTGCTCGATCTGCTCAAACTCGAAGCTTACAAGGATAAATTGCCAAGGCATTTATCCGGTGGTCAGCAGCAAAAAGTAGCCATTGGACGTGCCTTGAGTTTGGAGCCTGAACTGATTTTATTGGACGAGCCTTTTTCAAGTTTGGACACTATCCAGCGGAGAGAGCTGTTGGTGGAGTTAAAGTCCATGTTTAAAGCGCTGGGAGTTACTGTGGTGTTTGTAACCCATGATTTGGATGATGCGTTACAATTGACCGATCAGCTGGCTCTAATCAAGCAAGGAGTATTGATTCAGCGAGGTACGGCTGCAGAAAT encodes:
- a CDS encoding DUF6728 family protein, which encodes MANSRVKEFFKLGEVGNYILGIFKKPDPNKPTNFNLRMMHGINKISILMFLGAIVFIFIKKVIL
- a CDS encoding MmcQ/YjbR family DNA-binding protein; this translates as MDIIYFRNYCLAKKGVIEETPFDVNTLCFKVGGKIFAIIDIELFESVNLKCDPERSVFLREQYDHIIAGYHMNKKHWNTVLFNRSVSDKLILELVDHSYELVFQSLQKKVQLELANP
- a CDS encoding ABC transporter ATP-binding protein, with product MSFLSIQQVNKDYTSQKGVVKDFTLQLEKGDILALLGESGSGKSTLLKMIAGLENKDTGEINVGDLKVKNPSERLVPGYDEVQLVYQDYKLYPNATVAENILRPLLLYDRSYRESRVRFLLDLLKLEAYKDKLPRHLSGGQQQKVAIGRALSLEPELILLDEPFSSLDTIQRRELLVELKSMFKALGVTVVFVTHDLDDALQLTDQLALIKQGVLIQRGTAAEIFKHPANLYAAQLFSHLNAIPEQTTSFIRPSDIKLFKTKGVKAKVMDVQYLIHYNQLFVQLANGHHWRLEDQSRSFQIGDSVYLQWEESKILHFNQSSSKA
- a CDS encoding YdeI/OmpD-associated family protein, producing MIQTENFEKIEVSSSQELRNWLSQHHQQEASVWLVTFKKSIPEKYLSTADVLDELLCFGWIDGIRRKLDDHRTMQLISPRRVEHWAKSYKDRAAKLIEDGKMTEAGLTSIELSKQAGLWNFMDDVDQLIIPEDLLQALRQLEGAETFFHSINDSSKRFVLRWLKLAKTEKTRQARIQQLVELSAKGEKLKGS